A window of the Candidatus Paraluminiphilus aquimaris genome harbors these coding sequences:
- a CDS encoding molybdopterin-dependent oxidoreductase yields MTIASTKTHHRVCHLCEAMCGLVIKTQGEKVVDIRGDKADPLSRGHVCPKAVALQDIHEDPDRLRKPLKRVRSVAGVYEHVEIEWDEALDLVASALSDTIERHGVDAIGAYFGNPSVHNYGMLTHQRNLFRHIRTRNRFSATSVDQLPHHLVSMWLYGHMLLSPIPDIDRTHYFLMLGANPLASNGSIWTVPDVRKRIKDLTARGGKLVVIDPRKTETAELATEHHFIRPGTDAAFLLGLIHVLFRDNLTDLGKLAGVVDGIAEIRDAVSALNPEWAAAATGIEAHDITRIAHDLATAEAGICYGRMGVSTQAYGTLCQWAIQVINVITGNLDKPGGSLFTAPAMDQVMNSSPGGFGRFRSRGRDLPEFNYELPSAALADEIRTPGNGQIKLMFTGAGNPVLSTPNGRAVDEALEQVEFMVSLDPALNETTRHADVILPPTSPLEHDHYDIAFHNLAVRNTARYSQAVFDKPEGALHDWEIFAELGDRLADRLGVESTPRVPPHKIVDAALKAGPYGKDSRWDLSIDKLLDNPSGIDLGELQPSCPDRLQTADKRIPLAIPEALSDIRRLISGMEIQAEGYRLIGRRHVRDNNSWMHNHRRLVKGPGRCNLLMHPEDVAKEGWKAGMTVTIKSRVGSISAELMPSTEVMPGVISLPHGYGHGLNGTRSEIANTHAGVSCNDITDEQFLDELSGNAAVNGVPVELHA; encoded by the coding sequence GTGACGATTGCATCGACTAAAACGCACCATCGAGTGTGCCACCTATGCGAGGCCATGTGTGGTCTTGTAATCAAGACACAAGGCGAAAAAGTAGTTGATATTCGAGGCGACAAAGCGGATCCACTGAGCCGTGGTCACGTCTGCCCAAAGGCTGTGGCCTTACAGGATATTCATGAAGACCCGGACAGACTGAGAAAACCGCTCAAACGCGTTCGATCTGTTGCTGGGGTTTATGAGCATGTGGAAATCGAATGGGACGAGGCACTTGACCTTGTTGCTAGCGCACTCTCGGATACGATCGAGCGACACGGTGTTGATGCGATAGGCGCCTACTTCGGCAATCCGTCTGTGCACAACTATGGCATGCTCACGCACCAACGTAATCTCTTTCGACACATCCGCACTCGCAACCGGTTCTCGGCCACGTCCGTTGACCAATTACCGCATCATCTGGTGTCCATGTGGCTGTACGGTCACATGCTGCTAAGTCCTATCCCTGATATTGATAGGACCCATTATTTTCTGATGCTCGGGGCCAATCCGCTCGCTTCAAATGGCAGCATTTGGACCGTCCCGGACGTTAGAAAACGGATCAAGGATTTAACGGCGCGAGGCGGAAAGCTGGTTGTTATCGACCCCCGTAAAACCGAGACCGCAGAGCTCGCGACCGAACATCACTTCATTCGCCCCGGTACGGACGCGGCGTTTTTACTCGGACTTATTCATGTGCTGTTTAGAGATAACCTCACCGACTTGGGCAAGCTTGCCGGAGTAGTGGATGGCATCGCCGAGATTCGTGACGCCGTGTCGGCCTTGAACCCTGAGTGGGCGGCTGCCGCCACAGGAATCGAGGCGCACGATATCACTCGCATTGCACACGATCTTGCAACAGCTGAGGCAGGCATTTGCTACGGTCGTATGGGAGTGAGTACACAAGCGTATGGGACGCTTTGCCAATGGGCTATCCAGGTCATTAATGTGATTACGGGTAACCTCGATAAACCAGGGGGTAGTTTGTTCACCGCGCCCGCGATGGATCAAGTCATGAACTCCAGTCCCGGTGGGTTTGGGCGCTTTAGGAGCCGCGGTCGAGACCTTCCCGAGTTCAACTATGAACTCCCCTCCGCAGCGCTTGCCGATGAGATTCGAACCCCAGGCAACGGGCAGATAAAATTGATGTTCACAGGGGCTGGTAATCCCGTGTTATCGACACCCAATGGACGTGCCGTAGATGAGGCGCTCGAGCAAGTTGAATTTATGGTTTCTTTGGATCCAGCGCTCAACGAGACTACGCGCCACGCCGATGTCATCTTGCCGCCAACCTCGCCTTTGGAACATGATCATTACGACATTGCCTTTCATAATTTGGCCGTTCGAAATACAGCACGCTACAGCCAGGCTGTTTTCGATAAACCCGAGGGTGCGCTGCACGACTGGGAAATATTTGCTGAGCTCGGTGATCGGCTAGCTGATCGACTGGGTGTCGAATCGACGCCTCGGGTACCCCCGCATAAAATTGTCGATGCGGCGCTAAAAGCTGGGCCCTATGGTAAGGACTCAAGATGGGATCTGAGCATCGATAAGTTGTTAGATAACCCATCAGGCATCGATTTAGGTGAACTGCAGCCATCTTGCCCTGATCGGCTTCAAACAGCTGACAAGCGGATCCCCCTCGCCATTCCCGAGGCCCTTTCTGATATCCGTCGCCTAATCTCAGGCATGGAGATACAGGCGGAGGGATACCGTCTCATTGGTCGTCGCCATGTCAGAGACAATAACTCTTGGATGCACAACCACCGACGCCTGGTTAAAGGACCGGGTCGGTGCAATCTACTAATGCACCCGGAAGATGTAGCAAAAGAGGGCTGGAAAGCTGGCATGACGGTGACGATCAAGAGTCGTGTCGGATCGATTAGCGCAGAACTCATGCCATCAACAGAGGTGATGCCTGGCGTCATCAGTTTACCTCACGGCTACGGCCACGGCTTGAACGGCACGCGGTCCGAGATTGCGAATACCCATGCAGGCGTTAGTTGTAATGACATCACTGACGAGCAATTTTTGGATGAGTTATCAGGGAATGCAGCCGTGAATGGCGTTCCGGTGGAACTTCATGCATGA
- the purT gene encoding formate-dependent phosphoribosylglycinamide formyltransferase: MVSIGTPFSSAATRVLFCGSGELGKEVVIELQRLGVEVIACDRYENAPAMQVADRSHTFSMLDGDELRRVVEAEKPDLIVPEIEAIATDTLVELESEGFRVIPSARAAQLTMNREGIRRLAAEELGLATSPYAFAADRAAFNAAIAEIGIPCVVKPIMSSSGKGQSLVRSEADINHAWDYAQAGGRAGAGKVIVEGFVDFDYEITLLTIQHAGGVSFCEPIGHRQEDGDYQESWQPQPMSGLALSRSRDIAEQVTEALGGYGLFGVELFIKGDEVYFSEVSPRPHDTGMVTLMSQDLSEFALHARAILGLPIPNIAFHGPSASSVILVEGESKETRFGNLASALAAPDTSVKLFGKPEVAGKRRMGVGLARGATVNEARAKACAVSKSVDITL; encoded by the coding sequence ATGGTCAGCATTGGAACGCCTTTCTCATCAGCCGCCACGCGGGTACTTTTCTGTGGGTCGGGAGAGCTGGGCAAGGAAGTTGTCATCGAGCTGCAGCGACTGGGTGTTGAGGTGATCGCCTGCGATCGCTACGAAAACGCGCCGGCGATGCAGGTGGCGGATCGCTCACATACGTTTTCCATGCTCGATGGTGATGAATTGCGGCGAGTGGTTGAGGCTGAGAAGCCCGACTTAATCGTTCCTGAAATCGAGGCTATCGCCACAGATACTTTGGTCGAGCTTGAGTCGGAGGGTTTCCGGGTAATACCGAGTGCGCGTGCCGCACAGCTCACCATGAATCGAGAGGGCATACGTCGATTGGCAGCAGAAGAGCTCGGTCTGGCGACCTCCCCCTATGCGTTCGCTGCTGATAGAGCTGCTTTTAACGCAGCGATTGCTGAAATTGGTATTCCTTGTGTGGTTAAACCGATTATGAGCTCTTCGGGTAAGGGGCAAAGTCTTGTTCGATCTGAGGCTGATATCAATCACGCTTGGGACTACGCACAGGCCGGTGGCAGGGCCGGTGCAGGCAAGGTGATCGTTGAAGGCTTCGTGGATTTTGACTACGAAATTACGCTGCTCACGATTCAACACGCAGGCGGTGTGAGCTTCTGTGAACCGATTGGTCACCGTCAGGAGGATGGGGACTACCAGGAAAGTTGGCAGCCTCAGCCCATGTCTGGTCTCGCGTTATCCCGTTCACGGGACATCGCTGAGCAGGTCACCGAGGCGCTTGGTGGTTATGGGTTATTTGGCGTAGAGCTCTTCATCAAAGGCGATGAGGTTTACTTCAGCGAGGTATCACCGCGTCCTCATGACACGGGTATGGTGACGTTAATGTCGCAGGATTTATCGGAATTTGCGCTGCACGCCCGAGCGATTTTGGGTCTACCCATCCCCAATATAGCTTTTCACGGACCGTCTGCTTCGAGCGTGATCTTGGTCGAAGGGGAATCAAAAGAAACGCGCTTCGGTAATCTTGCCTCGGCGCTTGCAGCTCCCGATACCTCGGTAAAGCTATTCGGTAAGCCTGAGGTCGCTGGCAAACGTCGTATGGGTGTAGGACTTGCGCGCGGTGCAACGGTGAATGAGGCACGTGCTAAAGCATGTGCCGTGTCTAAAAGTGTGGATATAACGCTTTAA
- a CDS encoding MGMT family protein → MGTDNEADARGRVLLTVSQIPSGRVSSFGRIAQAAGFPRRARWVGRILSQLPHSTDIPWHRVLSHNGVITCPKKELAQTRLQKEGIDVKQLRVNMRRYAWPD, encoded by the coding sequence TTGGGAACTGATAATGAGGCTGATGCACGAGGACGCGTCTTATTGACAGTCAGTCAAATACCGTCAGGGCGGGTCTCGTCATTTGGCCGTATAGCTCAAGCCGCGGGATTCCCGCGAAGAGCACGCTGGGTCGGAAGAATCCTAAGCCAGTTACCCCATAGCACCGACATACCCTGGCATCGTGTCCTGTCACATAACGGTGTCATCACCTGCCCTAAAAAGGAACTTGCGCAGACGCGCCTGCAAAAGGAGGGCATCGACGTCAAGCAATTGAGAGTCAATATGCGCCGATATGCATGGCCGGACTAG
- a CDS encoding NADPH:quinone oxidoreductase family protein — protein sequence MRALVCRELSEDFSGVAVIDLPVPEPAPGEVRIRIRAASLNFPDLLLCQGKYQLKLDPPFTPGMDTAGEIDAIGEGVKGFAVGEAVVAGMRHGGLSQYVCVCAKELRKKPENMSFSEAASYQVAYLTAYVALVRRGNLQAGETLLVHGASGGVGMAAVDIGKRLGARVIATSGSDEKLARIEAQGADYVMSTEGGFREEVKALTDGRGADVIYDPVGGDVFDESIRCINFDGRLLVIGFTSGRIASVPSNMPLIKGFSVVGVRAGEYGRRFPEKGEENLNVIWQWAEEANTRPYVHGELALADALVGFRMLENREVVGKLVIRPDL from the coding sequence ATGCGCGCGCTAGTCTGTCGTGAACTCTCCGAAGATTTTTCAGGTGTCGCAGTCATTGATTTACCTGTCCCTGAACCGGCGCCGGGTGAGGTCAGGATCCGAATCAGAGCTGCGAGTCTTAATTTCCCAGATCTCTTGCTGTGTCAGGGAAAATACCAGCTAAAGCTCGACCCGCCGTTCACGCCAGGAATGGATACCGCAGGTGAGATCGATGCGATCGGAGAGGGCGTAAAAGGCTTTGCCGTCGGTGAGGCTGTGGTTGCAGGAATGCGCCACGGGGGCTTATCGCAATATGTTTGTGTCTGTGCAAAGGAGCTTCGGAAAAAGCCGGAAAACATGAGTTTTTCTGAGGCGGCGTCTTATCAGGTGGCTTATTTGACCGCCTATGTCGCATTGGTTCGACGCGGTAATTTACAGGCTGGAGAGACGCTGCTGGTGCACGGTGCAAGTGGTGGTGTGGGCATGGCAGCGGTTGATATTGGCAAGCGCTTGGGTGCGCGTGTCATTGCGACAAGTGGCAGTGATGAAAAGCTTGCTCGGATAGAGGCCCAGGGTGCCGACTATGTGATGAGTACCGAAGGTGGGTTTCGAGAGGAGGTCAAAGCCCTCACTGATGGACGAGGGGCGGATGTGATCTATGACCCCGTAGGAGGCGATGTTTTTGATGAAAGTATCCGTTGCATTAACTTTGATGGCCGCCTTCTTGTCATAGGCTTTACCAGTGGTCGCATTGCGTCGGTTCCTTCAAACATGCCGCTGATAAAGGGCTTCTCCGTGGTGGGGGTGAGGGCTGGGGAGTACGGGCGTCGATTCCCTGAGAAAGGTGAGGAAAATCTTAATGTGATTTGGCAATGGGCGGAGGAAGCCAATACGCGTCCCTACGTGCACGGCGAATTGGCCTTAGCCGATGCACTCGTCGGGTTTCGCATGCTTGAGAATCGAGAAGTCGTGGGGAAGTTGGTTATTCGCCCTGATTTGTAA
- a CDS encoding NAD(P)H-dependent oxidoreductase translates to MKKILLIDAHPDEARLASSLLSAYKKGAEASGFDLTTLTIRNLSFEPNLKFGYERRIDLEPDLVDAIAALKGCNHMVWFHPVWWGGLPALVKGFIDRIFLPSIMFDYNAEKLGGMGWDGYLEGKTARIVTTMDTPAILYRWLYNAPSVNQLKKTTLEFCGVKPVRVTQFAPVKGSKAETRDRWIEKVYQLGLKGG, encoded by the coding sequence ATGAAAAAAATTCTCCTCATCGACGCTCACCCCGATGAAGCACGTTTGGCTTCCTCGCTGCTTTCGGCTTACAAAAAGGGAGCGGAAGCCTCAGGCTTCGATCTGACCACACTTACGATCCGCAATTTGAGCTTCGAGCCGAATCTCAAGTTTGGTTATGAAAGACGTATTGATCTTGAACCCGATTTGGTAGATGCGATCGCGGCTCTCAAGGGCTGCAACCATATGGTCTGGTTCCACCCTGTTTGGTGGGGTGGGCTGCCCGCACTCGTAAAGGGTTTCATCGACAGGATATTTTTGCCCTCTATCATGTTTGACTACAACGCGGAAAAGCTCGGTGGGATGGGCTGGGACGGCTATTTAGAGGGTAAAACCGCGCGTATCGTCACCACGATGGATACGCCCGCCATTTTATATCGTTGGTTGTACAACGCCCCAAGTGTTAACCAGTTAAAAAAGACAACGCTCGAGTTTTGTGGTGTGAAGCCCGTCAGGGTGACCCAGTTTGCGCCCGTTAAGGGCTCAAAAGCAGAGACTCGAGATCGTTGGATTGAAAAAGTGTATCAGTTGGGTCTGAAAGGGGGCTGA
- a CDS encoding VOC family protein has protein sequence MFSHIMLGASDIEASKQFYDAALGALGYGPGVMDPKGRVFYMTETGIFALSTPIDGDPATAGNGSTIGFASPSVEASEAWHEAGLANGGTACEDPPGVRDGDMGPIHLAYLRDPSGNKICTLLRV, from the coding sequence ATGTTTAGTCACATCATGCTTGGAGCCTCGGATATTGAGGCTTCAAAACAATTTTACGATGCCGCTCTCGGTGCACTGGGTTACGGTCCTGGCGTTATGGATCCAAAGGGTCGCGTTTTTTACATGACGGAGACAGGCATTTTTGCCCTCTCGACGCCGATTGATGGCGACCCTGCAACTGCAGGTAACGGAAGCACAATTGGGTTTGCATCCCCCAGCGTCGAGGCATCTGAAGCCTGGCATGAGGCAGGGCTCGCAAACGGCGGCACGGCGTGTGAGGATCCACCCGGTGTGCGCGACGGTGATATGGGGCCAATTCACCTCGCTTACCTCAGGGATCCTTCGGGCAACAAGATTTGCACGCTGCTAAGAGTTTAA
- a CDS encoding cytochrome C — MHAAKSLTGHLIALSALLMGGHSLAETSQLPINYDVVKDVSQTCSACHGLRYLDRAQGYDTSEEWSHLITSMVSLPRPRLLAISEYLATQYPHKPNKAPRLITGDTDIVIDEWVTPTLGQRTRDPIEAPDGSIWWTGMWASLVGRLDPRTGEMREYPLPSSARPHSIVPDDNGFIWYTGNSNSTIGRLDPTNGQIREYTTQARDPHTAVFHPNGNLYFTSQHSNMLGRLDPSSGKITEIETRRKPYGIKVGNGGDLFIAFNGTNAIGRMTPQTLDISYYVVPDERTRIRRLDIDSKGDVWFVNSSLGKIGKLEIATGAVTQWDSPSGPLSHPYSMTVIDDIVWYNESGMRPDALVRFDPTTEKFQSWAVPSGIGIIRHTWKTREGDLLIHQSSSNRVGRVRIGN; from the coding sequence TTGCACGCTGCTAAGAGTTTAACCGGTCACCTCATAGCGTTGTCCGCCCTATTAATGGGCGGACATAGTTTAGCGGAAACAAGCCAACTCCCGATTAACTATGACGTGGTCAAAGACGTAAGTCAGACATGCTCTGCTTGTCATGGCTTACGATATCTCGATCGCGCTCAAGGGTATGACACCAGCGAGGAGTGGTCACATCTGATCACCAGTATGGTATCGCTGCCCCGTCCCCGCCTCTTAGCCATAAGCGAGTACCTTGCCACCCAATATCCGCATAAGCCCAACAAGGCACCACGGCTGATAACGGGCGACACCGATATCGTTATTGATGAATGGGTGACACCGACCCTCGGTCAGCGCACTCGTGACCCAATTGAGGCCCCCGATGGCTCAATTTGGTGGACAGGGATGTGGGCCTCCCTAGTAGGACGCCTAGATCCACGGACAGGTGAAATGCGTGAATATCCACTGCCGAGTTCAGCGCGGCCGCACTCCATCGTCCCAGATGACAATGGCTTCATTTGGTACACCGGCAACAGTAACTCAACAATTGGCCGGCTCGATCCAACAAACGGGCAGATTAGGGAATACACTACCCAAGCGCGCGACCCACACACTGCTGTCTTCCATCCTAACGGAAACCTTTACTTTACAAGCCAGCACTCAAATATGCTGGGGCGCTTAGATCCCTCATCGGGAAAGATCACTGAAATTGAGACCCGCAGAAAGCCCTATGGCATCAAAGTCGGTAACGGGGGCGATCTTTTTATTGCCTTTAACGGCACTAACGCAATAGGTCGGATGACCCCGCAAACGCTCGATATTTCTTACTACGTTGTACCCGACGAGCGCACACGTATTAGAAGATTGGATATCGATAGTAAGGGCGATGTTTGGTTTGTTAACTCGTCGCTAGGAAAAATTGGCAAATTAGAAATAGCCACGGGTGCCGTCACTCAATGGGACTCGCCTAGCGGCCCTCTCTCACACCCTTATTCCATGACCGTGATTGATGACATCGTCTGGTACAACGAGAGTGGAATGCGGCCCGATGCATTAGTGCGCTTCGACCCTACGACAGAGAAATTCCAAAGCTGGGCCGTGCCGTCAGGCATCGGCATCATAAGGCACACGTGGAAAACCCGCGAAGGTGATCTGCTGATCCATCAAAGCAGCTCCAATCGTGTGGGGCGGGTGCGAATTGGGAACTGA